A portion of the Acidobacteriaceae bacterium genome contains these proteins:
- a CDS encoding glycosyltransferase family 4 protein yields the protein MSSVRRVVIVAEHASVRFGGEASLPYHYFRVLRARDVDAYLLTHERTRAELHELFPSELDRLLFVPDMTLQKLFYRLSLLLPRRISEATFGLANQLLTQRAQRGMVRKLIVPGTIVHQPIPVSPRFPSLIYDVGAPVIIGPMNGGMEYPAAFRQAESAVVSALVSFGRLFSGIGNRLLPGKRKAALLLVANQRTAEALPVQPRGRVVELVENGVDLARWPAVATIAGSQTPRFLFMGRLVDWKALDIALEALAQLPEATLDVVGDGAMRSAWEELAATLGLVDRVRFLGWRSQQDCAALLAQSTALVLPSIYECGGAVVLEAMSVGKPVIATAWGGPADYLDATCGILVPPTSRESMIAAFAAGFRSLADSPERCAAMGQAGRHRIEQHFDWEKKVDRVLELYAEALQLELQVTSANGAP from the coding sequence ATGAGTTCAGTACGACGTGTCGTCATCGTCGCAGAGCACGCCTCGGTGCGCTTCGGCGGTGAAGCCTCTCTGCCGTACCACTACTTCCGCGTGCTCCGCGCACGCGACGTAGACGCCTATCTGCTCACGCACGAACGCACACGCGCAGAGCTTCACGAGCTCTTTCCCTCCGAACTCGACCGTCTGCTCTTCGTCCCGGACATGACGCTGCAGAAGCTCTTCTACCGTCTCTCCCTGCTGCTGCCGCGCCGCATCTCCGAGGCGACCTTCGGTCTCGCCAATCAGCTGCTCACCCAGCGCGCACAGCGCGGTATGGTGCGCAAACTTATCGTGCCGGGAACGATCGTTCACCAACCTATCCCCGTCTCCCCGCGCTTCCCCTCGCTGATCTACGACGTCGGCGCACCGGTCATCATCGGCCCCATGAACGGCGGCATGGAGTACCCCGCAGCCTTTCGTCAGGCAGAGTCGGCCGTCGTCAGCGCGCTGGTTTCCTTCGGCCGCCTCTTCAGCGGGATAGGCAATCGCCTTCTGCCGGGCAAGCGCAAAGCCGCTCTGCTGCTGGTCGCAAACCAGCGCACCGCCGAAGCTCTGCCTGTGCAGCCACGCGGCCGTGTTGTGGAACTCGTCGAGAACGGCGTTGACCTCGCCCGTTGGCCAGCCGTTGCAACGATTGCAGGGAGCCAGACACCGCGTTTCCTGTTCATGGGGCGCCTGGTGGATTGGAAGGCCCTCGACATCGCGCTCGAAGCCCTCGCGCAACTTCCCGAAGCCACGCTCGACGTCGTCGGAGACGGTGCCATGCGCTCTGCCTGGGAAGAACTCGCCGCAACGTTGGGGCTTGTGGATCGCGTACGCTTCCTCGGCTGGCGTTCGCAGCAGGACTGCGCCGCCTTGCTCGCGCAATCGACCGCTCTCGTTCTGCCCAGCATCTATGAGTGCGGCGGAGCCGTCGTGCTGGAAGCGATGAGCGTCGGCAAACCTGTCATCGCCACCGCCTGGGGCGGCCCGGCGGATTACCTTGACGCCACTTGCGGCATCCTCGTCCCGCCCACCAGCCGCGAGAGCATGATCGCTGCCTTTGCTGCAGGTTTCCGCTCGCTCGCCGACTCACCAGAGCGTTGTGCCGCGATGGGACAAGCAGGCCGCCACCGCATCGAGCAGCACTTCGATTGGGAGAAGAAGGTCGACCGCGTGCTGGAGCTCTACGCCGAAGCCCTGCAACTCGAGTTGCAAGTCACAAGCGCCAACGGCGCGCCATAG
- a CDS encoding acyltransferase, with protein MTRSGKQLLAAPLVALLRASAGLCEATRRLFSFASLAAQLRESLPSSTVVLGKQWVYGTHRIRFGEHCLLYPGTHLETQEAAAITVGSGCVLSRGVHLVAMAGVTIGDGSMIGEYASLRDANHVRVEGIPLRDAGHTAKPIVLGREVWIGRGVTVLGGVTIGDGATVGANAVVTKDVPANAVVAGVPARPIGASAQDLRGERL; from the coding sequence ATGACACGTTCCGGCAAACAGCTTCTGGCCGCTCCTCTGGTCGCGCTCCTTCGAGCGAGCGCCGGTCTTTGCGAAGCCACGCGCCGCCTGTTCAGCTTCGCCTCCCTTGCGGCCCAACTGCGAGAGTCTCTGCCCAGCTCTACCGTCGTGCTCGGCAAGCAATGGGTCTACGGAACCCACCGCATTCGCTTCGGCGAGCACTGCCTGCTCTATCCCGGCACGCATCTTGAAACGCAGGAAGCCGCAGCCATCACTGTTGGCTCGGGCTGCGTACTTTCGCGCGGCGTCCACCTCGTCGCCATGGCTGGCGTAACCATCGGCGACGGCTCCATGATCGGCGAGTACGCCAGCCTGCGCGACGCAAACCACGTCCGCGTCGAAGGCATCCCTCTCCGCGACGCCGGTCACACGGCAAAGCCCATCGTGCTTGGCCGCGAAGTCTGGATCGGCCGCGGCGTCACCGTGCTCGGTGGTGTCACCATCGGCGACGGCGCCACCGTTGGCGCAAACGCCGTGGTGACAAAAGACGTCCCTGCCAACGCCGTCGTCGCAGGCGTTCCTGCAAGGCCAATCGGCGCTTCCGCGCAAGACCTACGAGGTGAACGCCTGTGA
- a CDS encoding glycosyltransferase family 2 protein — MSTPAFDVSIILVSFNTESLTRECLQAVLEETKGLTAEIFVVDNASRDDSASMIEREFPQVRLFRSNVNLGFGNANNVALKEATGRYIVLLNTDAFLAPGGLRLAMERMDATPRCGMGGARLIGRDGGWQPSARTFHGLWVDATVLTGLSTRYPHSRLFGGLDRTWADQNVAAAVDWVPGAFAILRPKALAQVGAFDPAFFLYYEEVDLCYRLKQARWEIWYWPEIVVTHIGGESSRSLKTLEFSSAAAQVVLWRMRSTLLYYRKHHGEKARLAKWMEQLLYTASAWRNDLSSTPERKARAHHFKTLSRLFDQAWDETKGGRISPPAPW; from the coding sequence ATGAGTACCCCTGCGTTCGATGTTTCCATCATCCTTGTCTCTTTCAACACCGAGTCGCTGACCCGCGAGTGTCTGCAGGCGGTGCTCGAAGAGACGAAAGGCTTGACCGCCGAAATTTTTGTCGTCGACAACGCCTCTCGCGACGACTCCGCCTCGATGATTGAGCGCGAGTTTCCGCAGGTTCGGCTCTTCCGCAGCAACGTAAACCTCGGCTTCGGCAACGCGAACAACGTCGCTCTGAAAGAGGCCACCGGCCGTTACATCGTGTTGCTGAACACGGACGCTTTCCTCGCTCCCGGCGGCTTGCGTTTGGCGATGGAGCGCATGGACGCTACGCCGCGCTGCGGCATGGGCGGCGCTCGCCTCATCGGTCGCGACGGCGGCTGGCAGCCCTCCGCTCGCACCTTCCACGGCCTCTGGGTCGATGCCACGGTGCTCACCGGGCTTTCCACACGCTATCCACACTCGCGTCTCTTCGGAGGGCTTGATCGCACCTGGGCCGACCAGAACGTCGCGGCCGCAGTGGACTGGGTTCCCGGAGCTTTTGCCATCCTTCGTCCCAAAGCCCTCGCGCAAGTCGGAGCGTTCGACCCCGCATTCTTCCTCTACTACGAAGAGGTCGACCTCTGCTATCGCCTCAAGCAGGCTAGGTGGGAGATCTGGTACTGGCCCGAGATCGTCGTCACGCACATCGGCGGCGAAAGCTCGCGCTCGCTCAAGACGCTGGAGTTCTCCTCCGCTGCCGCGCAGGTTGTGCTGTGGCGCATGCGCAGCACGCTGCTCTATTACCGCAAGCACCACGGAGAAAAAGCCCGCCTGGCCAAGTGGATGGAGCAGCTTCTCTACACGGCCAGCGCCTGGCGCAACGACCTCAGCAGCACACCGGAGCGCAAGGCCCGCGCGCATCACTTCAAAACATTAAGCCGCTTGTTTGATCAGGCGTGGGATGAGACAAAGGGTGGACGCATATCGCCGCCCGCACCGTGGTAG
- a CDS encoding glycosyltransferase family 4 protein — translation MSAGDVAFDIVEEHQSTPRMAYLLSRYPAISHTFFLHEVLGLRGHGLHIETASINAPDRPMAHLPELEAKEASATFYVKAGSKAALLSRLLLLSAAHPSVVFRGLGAVLRVRGLVWKTRLMWLAYLAEALLVGDWMRRQKLQHLHVHFGGAVASVGYLTSIAWQLPYSLTIHGPEELQDFRTYQMPEKLQQAAFILCISWFAKSQLMQRLPPSSWHKLHVARLGVPETMLAEQPIVARETNTPHVVCVGRLVPEKGQRLLLQAIVTLRAEGLAITATLVGGGPELATLQGFAQTHGLEHSVYFAGAQSHPETLALLKTADLFVLPSFAEGIPVALMEAMALEIPCISTTVAGISELIRNGQDGLLVAPADVDGLTAALRALATDEQLRARMGNSSRARVFGHYRLMSNHSKLADIFRQELAREAVDA, via the coding sequence ATGTCTGCAGGCGATGTAGCGTTTGACATCGTGGAGGAGCACCAGAGTACGCCTCGCATGGCGTATCTGCTGAGTCGTTATCCTGCCATCTCGCATACCTTTTTTCTGCATGAAGTCCTCGGGCTTCGCGGCCACGGCCTGCATATCGAAACCGCGTCCATCAACGCTCCCGACCGCCCCATGGCGCACTTGCCGGAGCTCGAAGCGAAGGAAGCGTCCGCAACGTTTTACGTCAAAGCCGGATCAAAAGCTGCGCTCCTGTCCCGTCTGCTGCTTCTTTCTGCTGCTCATCCGAGCGTTGTTTTTCGCGGCCTCGGCGCTGTGCTGCGCGTGCGCGGGCTTGTCTGGAAGACGCGCCTCATGTGGCTCGCCTATCTTGCCGAAGCTCTTTTGGTCGGCGACTGGATGCGCCGCCAGAAGCTGCAGCATCTGCACGTACACTTCGGCGGAGCTGTCGCCTCCGTGGGCTACCTCACCTCCATCGCCTGGCAGCTTCCATACAGCCTGACCATCCACGGCCCGGAAGAGCTGCAGGATTTCCGGACGTACCAGATGCCCGAGAAGCTGCAGCAGGCAGCGTTCATCCTATGTATCAGCTGGTTTGCCAAGAGCCAGTTGATGCAGCGTCTCCCGCCGTCTTCGTGGCATAAGCTCCACGTCGCTCGCCTCGGCGTGCCGGAAACCATGCTGGCAGAGCAGCCCATCGTCGCTCGCGAAACCAATACGCCGCACGTCGTCTGCGTGGGGCGACTCGTGCCGGAGAAAGGCCAGCGCCTGCTGCTGCAAGCCATCGTCACTCTCCGTGCGGAAGGTCTCGCGATCACGGCAACACTTGTTGGCGGCGGCCCGGAGCTGGCGACTCTACAGGGCTTCGCGCAGACTCATGGTTTGGAGCACTCGGTCTACTTCGCCGGCGCGCAATCTCATCCTGAGACACTTGCCCTGCTCAAAACCGCAGACCTCTTCGTTCTGCCCAGCTTCGCCGAAGGCATCCCCGTCGCGCTCATGGAAGCGATGGCGCTGGAGATCCCCTGCATCAGCACAACGGTCGCAGGCATCAGCGAGCTTATCCGCAACGGCCAGGACGGCCTGCTTGTCGCCCCTGCCGACGTGGACGGTCTCACCGCGGCGCTACGCGCTCTCGCTACCGACGAGCAACTGCGTGCCCGCATGGGCAACTCCTCGCGCGCCCGCGTCTTTGGGCACTACCGACTCATGAGCAACCACAGCAAGCTCGCCGACATCTTCCGGCAAGAGTTGGCTCGCGAGGCGGTCGACGCATGA
- a CDS encoding glycosyltransferase, translating into MTSTAVQASQELSSMYLVLPVPFRLHEGELWVESQAGNGLDRWAESFSPLRIAAPVIPESLIPSLAGFTWRKVSELQHADRLLCDPLPWAYSPKEFAKTYKTTRATLAEGVRQSRHLQFAIGGTVGDWAAIAALEAIAQKRTYSIHTDRVEHDLIRKTAIGASLARRLRVAVEAPLMERYHRHVIQHATLGLWHGDDCFRAYAPWLRKGANHLIHDVHTKPADLITTQQLTAKVADARTRSGLRVVYAGRLDAMKAPLEWLASVAEASNRGAELDAIWLGEGPLHDEAFAERKRLGLEDIVQYPGFVADRAVLLDHLRSADVLLFTHITPESPRILLETLVTGTPMLGYRNAFAEDLLQGHGGGELVPMHDTAALGTLLADLSRNREQLVTLMQAAAQNGQRFTDEAVFAERAALIRKYA; encoded by the coding sequence GTGACCTCCACCGCCGTGCAAGCCTCGCAAGAACTCAGCAGCATGTACCTTGTGTTGCCCGTGCCGTTCCGTCTCCACGAAGGCGAATTGTGGGTCGAGTCGCAGGCAGGTAACGGCCTTGATCGTTGGGCCGAATCCTTCAGCCCCCTTCGCATTGCCGCGCCTGTCATTCCGGAAAGCCTCATCCCTTCGCTCGCCGGCTTCACCTGGCGCAAGGTCAGCGAACTGCAGCACGCCGACCGCCTCCTCTGCGATCCATTGCCCTGGGCCTACTCGCCAAAAGAGTTCGCGAAGACCTACAAGACCACCCGCGCAACACTCGCCGAAGGCGTTCGCCAATCCAGACATCTGCAGTTTGCCATTGGTGGAACGGTCGGCGACTGGGCAGCGATCGCGGCTCTCGAAGCTATCGCGCAGAAGCGTACTTACTCCATCCATACCGACCGCGTAGAGCATGACCTGATCCGCAAAACCGCCATCGGAGCCAGCCTCGCGCGTCGTCTGCGCGTCGCCGTCGAAGCCCCGCTGATGGAGCGTTACCATCGCCACGTCATTCAGCACGCCACGCTCGGACTCTGGCACGGCGACGACTGCTTCCGCGCCTATGCCCCGTGGCTTCGCAAAGGCGCGAACCACCTTATCCACGACGTCCACACCAAACCCGCAGACCTCATCACCACCCAGCAACTCACCGCGAAGGTCGCGGACGCTCGCACCCGTAGCGGTCTTCGTGTCGTCTACGCTGGGCGTCTCGACGCCATGAAGGCCCCGCTTGAGTGGCTGGCATCTGTCGCAGAGGCCAGCAACCGCGGTGCTGAGCTTGACGCCATCTGGCTGGGTGAAGGTCCGCTGCATGACGAAGCTTTCGCCGAACGCAAGCGTCTCGGCCTCGAAGACATCGTGCAGTACCCCGGCTTCGTCGCCGACCGCGCCGTGCTGCTCGATCACCTCCGCAGCGCCGACGTCCTGCTCTTCACGCACATCACGCCGGAGTCCCCGCGCATCCTGCTTGAAACCCTCGTCACCGGCACGCCGATGCTCGGCTACCGCAACGCCTTCGCCGAAGATCTTCTCCAGGGCCACGGCGGTGGTGAGCTTGTCCCGATGCACGATACCGCCGCACTCGGCACGCTCCTTGCGGACCTCAGCCGTAACCGCGAGCAACTTGTCACGCTGATGCAGGCAGCCGCACAGAACGGTCAGCGCTTCACCGACGAAGCCGTCTTCGCCGAGCGCGCCGCGCTCATCCGCAAATATGCTTAG
- a CDS encoding acyltransferase, translating to MPQQQPSTVASPWEARHNNFDALRLALALLVLASHCVPLTLGSENSEWIARLTHRQLTGGAIAVDLFFVMSGFMITASMERSKTAWQFAKRRITRIYPAFLVCALLGFFVFARLGQAEMLASPLHRFGDFLLQTLRLREFTYSNAFLTNPYPGHAINGSMWSIQYECWCYVGVMLLGVGGLLRRRLLPLMFFAAALVMSVLFLTRGWILGGKFLGVLLGSPQLWARLLPYYLAGVVFYLYRRNIPHRAVMALVAVVMLVIAARVPYGIAAVFPVVGTYLAFYLAYAPWLPLKQAGRFGDFSYGLYLYAFPVQQMLVLAAHGRITPLALFLQAAPLTLLASVGSWYLVERRFLRRGRGHESIVQAMKQG from the coding sequence GTGCCCCAGCAACAGCCCAGCACTGTCGCTTCCCCGTGGGAAGCACGCCATAACAACTTCGACGCTTTGCGCCTGGCGCTGGCGTTGCTGGTGCTGGCTTCGCACTGCGTTCCGCTCACCCTGGGTTCAGAGAACAGCGAGTGGATCGCGCGGCTCACACATCGCCAGTTGACCGGAGGAGCGATTGCGGTCGACCTCTTCTTCGTGATGAGCGGCTTCATGATTACGGCGAGCATGGAACGCTCCAAGACGGCGTGGCAGTTCGCCAAGCGACGTATTACGCGTATCTATCCGGCCTTTCTCGTGTGTGCCCTGCTTGGCTTCTTTGTCTTTGCCAGACTGGGGCAGGCGGAGATGCTGGCGTCGCCGCTGCATCGGTTTGGCGACTTTCTGCTGCAGACGTTGCGGCTGCGTGAGTTCACCTATAGCAACGCGTTTCTGACGAACCCCTACCCCGGCCATGCGATCAATGGCTCGATGTGGTCGATCCAGTATGAGTGCTGGTGCTACGTTGGCGTGATGCTGCTGGGCGTCGGCGGGCTGCTGCGCCGGCGGCTGTTGCCGCTGATGTTCTTTGCGGCTGCGCTGGTGATGAGCGTGTTGTTTCTGACGCGCGGCTGGATTCTGGGCGGCAAGTTTTTGGGCGTTCTGCTGGGCTCGCCGCAGTTGTGGGCACGGCTGCTGCCTTATTACCTGGCGGGTGTGGTCTTTTATCTTTACCGCCGTAACATTCCGCACCGTGCGGTGATGGCGCTGGTGGCAGTCGTGATGCTGGTGATTGCGGCGCGGGTTCCGTATGGCATTGCAGCGGTCTTCCCTGTTGTAGGGACGTACCTTGCGTTCTACCTGGCGTATGCGCCGTGGCTTCCGTTGAAGCAGGCCGGGCGCTTTGGGGATTTCTCCTACGGGCTTTACCTGTATGCGTTTCCAGTGCAGCAGATGCTGGTGCTGGCGGCGCATGGGCGGATTACTCCGCTGGCGCTATTTCTGCAAGCGGCTCCGTTGACGCTGCTGGCCTCGGTAGGTAGTTGGTATCTTGTAGAGCGACGGTTTCTGCGGCGTGGGCGCGGACATGAGTCGATCGTGCAGGCGATGAAGCAAGGATAG